GCGGAGGATATCTTACAGGAGACGATGATCAAGTTCGTTACGGTGAGACCTGTTTTCGAGAGTGACACACACAGAAAAGCATGGCTCATGAGAGTAGCATCCAATCTTGCCAAGAACCGTATTGACTACAACAAGGTTCGTGACACGATGGAACTCAACGAAGAGATCGTCGGCGAAGTACAGGAAGACCTGGATCAAGGCGACGAATACAAAGCCATCTGGGATGCAGTAAGAAGCTTGCCCGTCCATCAGCGTGAAGCAATCCACCTTTTCTATCAGGAAGGTTATTCAACCGCGGAGATCGCCAATATAACAGGGCGCCGCGAAGCAACGGTACGTTCAGACTTAAAGCGTGCCAGGGACAGACTGAGAGAGATGCTGAAGGAGGCGAATGATTTTGAATAAGTATAACGAAATCATGAGCAAAGTTACTGTTGATCCTGAGATGAAGTCCAGGATCATGAGTGCTGTCTCCCAGGCGATCAAGGATCAGGCCGAAAACCCTTCCGGCACAGACGATTCAAATGGTGAAGGCACGAGCAAAGTAACTGACCTCACTAATGTATTTGTAAATGCAAGCAAAGACACTGAAGCAAGTAAAAATGCGGAAGAAAAAGGTGCGGAAGAAAAGCCCGTAAGGAGAAAGGCAAAGGTTATCCCTGTTGCTGTAATATCTTCTATTGCGGCAGCTGTCCTCGTTCTTATCGGAGCTGTATGGTTCATATCTCAGTATCTTGACCGCGCAAAAGCTGCAAGCACGACTGTCGCTGAACATAACAGCAAGGCTAACGATGTTGCCTCTGAGATCGATTCAGTCATCGGCGTAGAAAATGCTCCGACAGAAGCTAATGCCGATCCCGCACCCGGAGCAGATGTTTCCGAGGAAACAACCACTTCTGCCGTTGATAATAAAAATCTCTCCTCAGGCGGTAACAAGAACTATGCCACTATCACTAACGATAACAGGACTATAGACAGCACAAAGCTCCCGGGTGAGAAAGAAGATGTCGATTACAGTCAAGGTATCGGCAACGAGCGTATCGACAAGATCAGCAGAAAGCTCCCGTTCGACCTCAAGAGCACCGGTTCAGGCACTTACACTGACGGCAGCCTCAAGGAAGTATTCATCGGCGAAAACGACGAGAAGGTAATAGTCGTCACCACTTACGAAGGCACCGACGTTCTGAAGAAGGTATTCCCTAACAACAAGAGTGTTGCTGTCGCAGGCCAAACGCCAGGCGGAATCTCCGTCGAACTCTACTACGTAGCATTCGGTAACGTACCCAAGCTCGGCAAGGGCGAGACAACGACCAGCGTCAACGCAGCAGTCTTCATGAAGAACGGCTACAAGTACCTGATCGTATACTCGGAGATCGTTGCACCTGAAGTCATCTACGATCTGGTCGACGTAATCTGATCTGTTTTGAATAAGTGATTTAAAGGGGCTGTCTCGATGGAGGCAGCCTCTTTTTCTGAAATGGTTTTAAGCGAGTTGTTTTCGAGTACGAGTCGGCCTCTTATATTCTGAGCGGAATTACAGCATGTTGCTATTTTGTAGACAAAAATCGGGAAATCGTCCACAAAATGAGTAAATTCATTCATTTTTGCACGTTTTGTAGACGATAATCGAAAAATCGTCGACAAAATGGAAACAAGCATTTCCCGGGGTGGGCTGAAGAGAATTAAGCCGAAAAACCATCCGAACCGTCTACAAAACGTCACCGAAGCGAAGTTTAAACTTTTGTCGATAAAAACGGTCATCAAAATGTCGACAAAGCGGTTGTTTCACTTTTAGTCACCGGTTTTTCGATTTCAGTTGTACAAAAAGTTAAAATGAGCTCCGTTTTCAACTTTTTGTCACCGCTTTTCCGGTTTTCGTTATACAAAAAGTGAAACACCCGAAAAACAAGGTCAATATATGCAAACCTACATATTTAAACGCTTATTTTTATTGACTTTATTTAAGAACACGTGTGTTACAATGGACGTATCACGGTTATCGGGTTTTTATGCCCGAGGAAAGGATACGAAAAATGTTTTGTCCTAATTGCGGAAAAGAAAATCCCGATGGCGTCGCTTTCTGTGGTGGTTGCGGAATGTCATTCGGCGCACCCGCTGCACCTGCAGCTGAAGCAGCTCCTGTAGCACCTGCTCCTGAAGCAGCACCCGTTGCAGCAGCTCCTGCTCCTGAAACAGCACCCGTTACAGCAGCTCCTGCTCCCGAAGCAGCACCTGCAGCACAGCCTGCACCTCAGGCTCAGCCTAAGGAACCTAAAGCAGGTGTTCCTTTTGGCCAGCACTTTAAGAACATCATTAAAGCTGCGCTTCACCCCACTGACGGTATTGCTGAGATTGCTCCTACTTATGAGAAAGTCGGAGATGCTATTCTCCTCGCTGCAATCGTAATCGTAGTTATCAGCGTTTGCTGCGTCTGCATCGATGTACCTGATTATTTGATCCGTGTTGCAAAAGCAAAGGCTGAATTAAGCAGCAGATCATTCAGAGAACTCTATGATGCCGGTACGATCGCTCTCAGGATCTTCAAGCTTTGCTGCTACCCGTTCATTCGTTTTGCAGGCCGTACATTCGGTATGGCTGGTGCTTTCACACTTGCAGGCCTTATCCTGAAGGAGAAGCAGTCTTTCTCCAAGTTGCTTGCTGTATCTTCATTGGCAGTAGCTCCTGCATATCTCGTAAGCGAAGTTCTGGGATCACTCATCGGATACATTCCTTTCGTAAGATTCGGTTCTATCATCTCTGTTGCAGCGTATGCTTTCTATCTCGTTCTTCTCTATAACGGAATGAGCGCTGAGACAAGGATCAAGGGCAACAAGTTCGCTTTCACATTCGTAATCTGTATTGCAGCTGTAGCCTGGGTTATCGGCTTCTTCTGATCGGCAGAAATCAATTGAATAATTCATACGGCGGAAGGCTTTTGCTTTCCGCCGTTTTTTTTGCTTTGGCGCCGGTTTTACGCAAAACTGATATTATTTCGAAATGGTGTAAAAGCTGAGTCTTTAAAATATCGCGGTGCGAAAAAATATTTGATATAATATTTTTCGGGCGCGTACGGAAAATTCGCGCACGCTTGAATAAGGGTAGGGATAGAGAATGCCAGATGTAAATGTTACTCCGGTATCTTTAAAGTGTAAGATCTGCGGCGGCGATATCATTAACGATTATCTCGTCGGTACTTCCAGGTGCGCAAATTGCGGAAACAGGTGGGCCATAGCTGACCTGTATCCTGACTATGCAAAGTACCAGAGGATAATCGCGAACATCACCAAAGCAAATGACATCGTCGAGAGCGAAAACAAGGCTGCTTCAGCAAACGAAGCCAAGCTTCTCTTCAAGACGTCCGTTATCGAATGCTCGAAGTTCAATGATCCGATCTCTTCCGATCTTGTCAGGATCTGTGAAGAGGGTCAGAAGAAGGCGGATCTTCTTGCAATCTATGCAAAGGGCAAAGGTTATTACGATAAGGGTTCTTACAGCAGTGCCATCTCGACTTTGTCGAAAGCTAAAGGCTTTAGAGATGCCGATGCCATGATCGAGATCGCAAAGGAAGAGCTCGAAAAGAAGCGCAGAAAGGACATCCCATGGGATGTTGTATTCAGCCTGCCGCTTCCGGCTGCCGTAGGATTATTCTTCCGCGAAGTCTGCCACTGGCCGTGGGCTGTCTGCATCCTGTTGTTCCTTGCAGGTTCTGCAGGACTGGGATATGTTCTTTACAGAGGCGGTGTGATCGAAATCATAATCAAGATACTGTCATTCCTCGCGGCAGGCCCCATCATCCTGTTTTCGGTATTGGCATATGCGTTCCATGTGCCGACAGTGATCTCGGTAATAGTTGCAATAGTTGCGCCTATCGCGCTGTTCATAGTTTTCGCGATATCAACAGAACAATTATCTATACTTACGAATAACAAGAATTAAGAAAGGGAGATTTGAAGAAATGGTTGAAGCTATTAGTGTAATCAAGTACGAAGGCAGTAATGACGTCCTCGCGCACAAGCACGAAAAAGAAGATTTTACGATCGGCTCACAGCTGATCGTCCATGAGACCCAGGAAGCTTTATTCTTCCGTGACGGTAAGATCTTCGATCAGTTCAAGGCCGGCAGACACACGCTCGTTACGAACAACATTCCTAAGGTCCGTGACTACATGAAGCTCGGTACCGGCGGCATCAACGTTTTCCACTGTGAAGTCTACTTCATCAACATGGTTACCCAGATGGGTATCAGATGGGGTACTGACAGCAAGGTAAGACTTTTCGATCCCGCATCCGGACTCCACGTTGAGATCGGCGCATCCGGTAACTTCAATATGAGAGTTACTGATCCTGCCAAGCTCATCTTAAAGCTCGTCGGAACAACAGACGGGCTCATGCAGAGCGACGTTACAGGCGAAGGCAAGTCCTACGGCACAGGCATGTTCAAGGCTCTGATCGTCAACAAGGTCAAGGCTAACCTCGCACGCATAATCAAGGAACAGAACCTCAACATTCTTGAGATCGACGCATACCTCGACGTTCTTTCTTCAAAGCTCATGCTCGACATCAACGACACGCTCGAAGAGTACGGTCTCACGATGCCCGAGTTCTATGTTACTTCCATCGTTACACCCGATGACGATCCGAACTTCGTACGCCTGAAGCAGCAGTTCGCTGACAAGACTCTGAAGGTACGTGAAGAGGAAGTTAAGAAGGCTGAGGCAGAAGCTGCCCAGCAGAGAAAGATCGTTGAAGCACAGACTGAGGCACAGCTCAAGGCTGTAAACGCTCAGGGTGAAGCTGACGCCCTCCGCATCAAGGCACAGGCTGAAGCAGACGCATACAGAATGCAGGCTGAGGCTGAGGCTAAGGAAATGGAGATGAAGGGCTACACCTACAGAGACGAGACAGCTCGTCAGGTCGGCCTCGAAGCGATGCAGAACGGTATCACCGGCAACGGCGGCGGCGCAGGCGGCGGTATCGGCGATGTTGCTTCCCTTGGTGTTACATTGGGCGCAATGGGCGGCGTAATCAACATGACCAGAGATGCTATGGCTCCTATCATGGGCGAGTCCCAGAAGGTCGGCGAAGGCTTCGGTAATGTTGTAGCCGGCGGCGTTGCTGGTGGCACTGCTCCTAATTCTGCTGCCGGTGCGGCTCCCGCAGCTCCTGCAGCACCTGCGGCTCCGGCTGAGGGCGCTTGGAACTGCCCGACTTGCGGCAAGACAGGAATCACTTCAAGATTCTGCCCTGACTGCGGAACTGCAAGACCTGTTTGATCCGGTTTTTAAGTTGTTTTTGAGAGGCTGTCCGGCGACGGGCAGCCTTTTTTGATGGGCCGACTTTTTAGTTTGGCCAGCTTTTTGGCGAATGACTGAAATGGTGACTGAACCGCGCTCTTTACGCTTATTGACGGAAAACTGTACGAAAATGACCAAAATCGTCAATAAACCCGTCAATCAGAGGCCTTTTTGACGATTTTATTGACAGTTTGAGCTGTTTTCGTACAGTTTTTCGTCAATAAGGATCCGCGAACACTTCCGCAATCGAAAAGTTGAGCCTTTACTGCTTTTCGTCGCCTGAAGCGCCCGAAAAAGAAGACTTCGCTTCTGACGTCTTTTCGCCAACACCCATCCTGAGTGCCTTATGCGGGCACGCGCGGACGCAGTCGCCGCAGCGGATGCATTCACAGCTGTTGGGTGCAACAGACGGGTTAACAGTCATCTTGCACGCTTTGGCGCAGGCATTGCACCCGACGCACTTGCTCTTATCTAGATGCATGCGGTAGAGGGCGATCTTATTAAAGAAACCGTAGATGGCGCCAAGGGGGCAGATATATTTGCAGAAGGGCCTGTAGATAATGAGGCTCGCGGCGAGGATCAGACCGAGGATAACGAGTTTTAAGTCAAACAGCGCGCCGAGCTGGCCTGCGACCTGTTTATCCAAAGCGGCGAGCCAGATTCCTGCAATGGTGCCTGACGGGCAGACGTATTTGCAGAAAAAGGGCGTGAGCTTAAAGCAGAAGGGCAGGAGAACGACAAAGAGCACCAGCACGACATACTTGAAGTAACGCAGGAATTTGTCGAGTTTAAACTCGTTTTTCTTGAAAAACGGGATCTTGTAAATGAGGTCCTGGAGGAAGCCGAACGGGCACAGAAAGCCGCATACCGCACGGCCGATCAGGGCGCCTATGAAGATCAAAATGCCAACGACATAGTAGGGCACTTTGAACTTCAATCCGCTTAAATAGTTTTGCAGGGAGCCGACAGGGCAGGCGCCGACAGCACCGGGGCAGGAGTAGCAGTTAAGACCGGGCACGCAGACGGACTTTGTGGGACCCTGGTAGATCCTGCCTTCCAGAAAGCCTTTGAAGTTGGCGTTCTGGATCAGGGTGGCTATTGCCTGGATTGAATGTCTGACCCACTTTTTAGCCAATGCCTACACACTCCATACAGATCCTTGCTGCCTTCGCGAAAACAGACTCAGGCTGCTTAAGGGCGATCCCCACGATTATGAGGATCACTCCGGCTGCCAAAAGAGAAAATGTGATGATGCGTTTTCGCATAGGACTCCGATACAGACTGATGTTTCCGGTTTTAAGTGTTCCGGGCTTAAGTGATGGCTGGTTTTAATGCCAGACTTTAGGACTGCCGGCATCTAAACTGTTAGAGATAATTCTTGATTATTGCTTCCCAGCCTTCGTAGGAGTTGGAACCGATGACGCTGCCTGCGCCGTCTTCCATCTTGATTATGTGGCCTTTGCTGTCGACAAAGATTGTTGTTGGAACGTAGCCGGTCTGGAAAACATCGAATTCGGAAGTGTACTTAAGGATAGGATAGGAAACTTTGCCTTTTTCTAAGATGCCGTCAACGTCACTTTCCATATGGGTCTCGGAATACACGCCGATGATCTGGAAACCCTTGTCTTTGTAAGCTTCGTAAAGGCGCTCGAGATCGGGGATCTCACTGACACAGGGGCCGCACCAGGGCTCCCAGAAATTGATCATGGTGAGCTTATTTGAAGCAAAGACACTCTCGTCCCATTCGTTGCCCTGACGGTCAGTTGTCTTGAATGTGAAATCGGGTGTGAAATCGGCACCGGTTTCCGGAGACACAGCTGATTCTGAGGCCGAAGTCGTGGAAGCGGTGGTCTCCTCTGCATTTGATGCGGAGCAGGATGCGATTGAAAGCACCATGGCACCGCAAAGGATCATTGATAAAAACTTCTTCATGTATTTACCCCATTTAGAATTTAGTACGTGGATATTATAGCATTCGCGAAAAAATGATTTTGCGGAATTAATATGTGAGTGCAACATTTCGAAAAGCAGAACTGTTTATAGGGCATAAAGCAAATACATCGAAACATGCTGGAGGCATATATCATGAAAATCTGCTCTAAGAAAGATATAAAAGTTATCACAGGGATCATGGCTGCATCGCTGCTTTTGGGCGGTTGTACCGAAAATAATGAGAGCCCGAAAAGATCAAAGCCTAAGCGTAAGGTCGAACCTAAGGTTAAGACAGAGATCAACCTTTCGAAGGTTTCTGAAACCGAATATGACAAGGAAACAATGGATAAGCTGTACAGGAATTATTGTTTCGATCTGTTCAGCCAGACTATTAAAGATAACGGCGGCAACGGCAACCTGATGATCTCTCCCGCATCGGTAATGATGGCGCTCGACATGGTCGCTGCAGGCTCTAAGGAGGAATCGTTACAGCAGCTTACGGACCTTTTCGCTGCAGGACAGGGACCTCTTACACAGCAGGCATATGCAGCGAAACTTATGGATACGATCAACAGCGCGGAGAATGTTGAATTCTCATGCGCAAACGCAGTGTGGAGCAACAAAAAGCTCTTGGGAGACAAGGTCAATTCCGAATACATCGATTATATTCAGAAGACTTTCGATGCAGAATACAATTTAAGTAATTTCGACAAGAAGACAGTAGAAGAGATAAACGATTGGGTCGACAAGAAAACGAACCACATGATCGATAAGATCATTAATAAACTTGATGATGCAACCGTTATGGTCCTTGTTAACGCGATCGCTTTTGAGGGCAAGTGGTATAAGCCTTATAATCCGTCGCAGGTCAGAGACGGAGAGTTCAAGAGTGTGGGCGGCACGCAGACAGCAAGTTTCCTTTACAGCAATGAATCCGTTTATTTCGAGACTGAGAAGGCAACGGGATTCCTGAAGTATTACGCGGGCAGGGACTACGCTTTTCTCGTCATTCTTCCTGTTGATGACAAAATCAGTGCCAACGAGTTTGCAAAGAATTTCACAGCAGAAGATTATGAGAAATTCATTAAGAGTGCTACAAACGATTACAAGGTTCAGACGATGATGCCCGAATTCTCGTATGATTATGAAGTGACACTTAATAACACTATCGAAAACATGGGCTGCAACAGCATCTTCTATCCTAAGTCGGCCGACCTCTCAGGCATTGTAGGAAACAAGGGCGATATCTATGTTTCCCAGATCGTTCACAAGACACATATCGAAGTTAACAGCGAAGGAACAAAGGCTGCGGCTGCAACGGCCGTATCAAATCTTGCCGGAGTAGCTAAGCCTGAAGAACAGGAGATAAGGGTGGTAGAGTGTGACAGACCGTTCGTATATGCTATCGTTGATACAAAGACGAAGACTCCGATATTTATCGGAACAGTAAATGAGATTTAATGGGAATATAGGTTTTTGGAGGATACGAAAATGAAGATCTGCTCGAAGAAAGATATTAAGGTCCTGACGGGTGTCATGGCAGCATCCCTGCTGCTCGGAGGTTGCACCGGAAGAACGCCTTCGTCAAAACCTCTGAAGAACGATCCGTCGGTCAAGGCCGCGATCGATTTTTCTGAAGTCAAAAAGACCGGGTACGACAAGGATCTGATGGATGCCGAATACAAGAGATATTGCTTCGACCTGTTAAGCCAGACTGTAAGAGATTACGGCGGCGAAGGCAACGTAATGATCTCGCCCGCATCGATCATGATGGCGCTCGATATGGTCGCAGCAGGTGCCAAGGAAGACTCGTTAAGGCAGCTCACAGATCTTTTCGCAGTGGGGCAGGGGCCTTTGTCGCAGCAGGCATATGCCGCTTCACTGATGGATAAGATCAACAGTTCAAAGGACGTCGACTTCACTTGCGCAAATGCG
The window above is part of the Ruminococcaceae bacterium R-25 genome. Proteins encoded here:
- a CDS encoding membrane protease subunit (stomatin/prohibitin family), producing MVEAISVIKYEGSNDVLAHKHEKEDFTIGSQLIVHETQEALFFRDGKIFDQFKAGRHTLVTNNIPKVRDYMKLGTGGINVFHCEVYFINMVTQMGIRWGTDSKVRLFDPASGLHVEIGASGNFNMRVTDPAKLILKLVGTTDGLMQSDVTGEGKSYGTGMFKALIVNKVKANLARIIKEQNLNILEIDAYLDVLSSKLMLDINDTLEEYGLTMPEFYVTSIVTPDDDPNFVRLKQQFADKTLKVREEEVKKAEAEAAQQRKIVEAQTEAQLKAVNAQGEADALRIKAQAEADAYRMQAEAEAKEMEMKGYTYRDETARQVGLEAMQNGITGNGGGAGGGIGDVASLGVTLGAMGGVINMTRDAMAPIMGESQKVGEGFGNVVAGGVAGGTAPNSAAGAAPAAPAAPAAPAEGAWNCPTCGKTGITSRFCPDCGTARPV
- a CDS encoding zinc ribbon protein is translated as MFCPNCGKENPDGVAFCGGCGMSFGAPAAPAAEAAPVAPAPEAAPVAAAPAPETAPVTAAPAPEAAPAAQPAPQAQPKEPKAGVPFGQHFKNIIKAALHPTDGIAEIAPTYEKVGDAILLAAIVIVVISVCCVCIDVPDYLIRVAKAKAELSSRSFRELYDAGTIALRIFKLCCYPFIRFAGRTFGMAGAFTLAGLILKEKQSFSKLLAVSSLAVAPAYLVSEVLGSLIGYIPFVRFGSIISVAAYAFYLVLLYNGMSAETRIKGNKFAFTFVICIAAVAWVIGFF
- a CDS encoding serpin B; its protein translation is MKICSKKDIKVITGIMAASLLLGGCTENNESPKRSKPKRKVEPKVKTEINLSKVSETEYDKETMDKLYRNYCFDLFSQTIKDNGGNGNLMISPASVMMALDMVAAGSKEESLQQLTDLFAAGQGPLTQQAYAAKLMDTINSAENVEFSCANAVWSNKKLLGDKVNSEYIDYIQKTFDAEYNLSNFDKKTVEEINDWVDKKTNHMIDKIINKLDDATVMVLVNAIAFEGKWYKPYNPSQVRDGEFKSVGGTQTASFLYSNESVYFETEKATGFLKYYAGRDYAFLVILPVDDKISANEFAKNFTAEDYEKFIKSATNDYKVQTMMPEFSYDYEVTLNNTIENMGCNSIFYPKSADLSGIVGNKGDIYVSQIVHKTHIEVNSEGTKAAAATAVSNLAGVAKPEEQEIRVVECDRPFVYAIVDTKTKTPIFIGTVNEI
- a CDS encoding thiol-disulfide isomerase/thioredoxin → MLHSHINSAKSFFRECYNIHVLNSKWGKYMKKFLSMILCGAMVLSIASCSASNAEETTASTTSASESAVSPETGADFTPDFTFKTTDRQGNEWDESVFASNKLTMINFWEPWCGPCVSEIPDLERLYEAYKDKGFQIIGVYSETHMESDVDGILEKGKVSYPILKYTSEFDVFQTGYVPTTIFVDSKGHIIKMEDGAGSVIGSNSYEGWEAIIKNYL
- a CDS encoding RNA polymerase sigma-70 factor (ECF subfamily) — encoded protein: MEFTYEANLPLLRKLAMLVAFSSPDDDYLENHPEILDAAEEDLYDKEVSEGEGRKSDEEIEKEAEEILNTIGNSILRLALSYLHNIEDAEDILQETMIKFVTVRPVFESDTHRKAWLMRVASNLAKNRIDYNKVRDTMELNEEIVGEVQEDLDQGDEYKAIWDAVRSLPVHQREAIHLFYQEGYSTAEIANITGRREATVRSDLKRARDRLREMLKEANDFE
- a CDS encoding 4Fe-4S binding protein yields the protein MAKKWVRHSIQAIATLIQNANFKGFLEGRIYQGPTKSVCVPGLNCYSCPGAVGACPVGSLQNYLSGLKFKVPYYVVGILIFIGALIGRAVCGFLCPFGFLQDLIYKIPFFKKNEFKLDKFLRYFKYVVLVLFVVLLPFCFKLTPFFCKYVCPSGTIAGIWLAALDKQVAGQLGALFDLKLVILGLILAASLIIYRPFCKYICPLGAIYGFFNKIALYRMHLDKSKCVGCNACAKACKMTVNPSVAPNSCECIRCGDCVRACPHKALRMGVGEKTSEAKSSFSGASGDEKQ